The following proteins come from a genomic window of Nitrospira sp.:
- a CDS encoding Intramembrane protease RasP/YluC, implicated in cell division based on FtsL cleavage, whose translation MTSVLAWSPDTLWLLLQKAWWFLVVLGVLVAFHELGHFLAARWVGVRVLKFSIGFGPKLFGRQVGETEYLVSAVPLGGYVKLFGEDETEATTPDDRRRSFSHQGLWGKVLIVAAGPGFNFILAYLIFAGWLSTGAPLFVPTFRDLSADVEALVPDSPASMAGIEVGDRIVKVNGKDISTKTELLDIVSKSKGQPVSLEVRRADQLKTLTATPIPVTGDGAADGDEPLYTIGVEETPPLVTSVMHGSPAALAGFKPGDRVVAIEGQAIYTWAQMTTQVREHPQKPLHVEILRDGKRTALTVTPTSEKMTVNGQTLEVGKIGISGPGRSLMRSDNAAEAVYQGLEATWGWTELTAIGLYKMIVGDISSKNIGGPLTIANISGEAASQGASSVVFLIAILSINLGVLNLLPIPILDGGHLLFFLIEGILRKPLGERQREVAQQVGLVLLVGVMIFAFWNDLERIFSR comes from the coding sequence ATGACGTCGGTACTTGCCTGGTCCCCCGATACGTTGTGGCTGCTCCTTCAGAAGGCTTGGTGGTTTCTTGTGGTCCTTGGCGTGCTGGTCGCTTTCCATGAGCTCGGCCATTTTCTCGCGGCTCGTTGGGTCGGCGTGAGAGTCCTCAAATTCTCTATCGGCTTCGGCCCGAAGTTATTCGGACGCCAGGTCGGCGAAACCGAGTATCTCGTCTCTGCCGTGCCGCTCGGTGGGTACGTCAAGTTGTTCGGAGAAGATGAAACGGAAGCCACAACACCCGACGACCGCCGACGGTCGTTTTCTCACCAAGGCCTGTGGGGAAAGGTTCTTATTGTGGCGGCGGGCCCTGGATTCAATTTTATTCTGGCCTATCTCATCTTCGCCGGATGGCTGTCCACCGGGGCGCCGCTGTTTGTCCCGACGTTCCGCGATTTGAGCGCCGATGTCGAAGCCCTGGTTCCCGATTCTCCCGCATCGATGGCAGGAATAGAAGTCGGCGACCGCATCGTCAAGGTCAACGGCAAAGATATCTCGACCAAAACGGAGTTGTTGGATATCGTCTCCAAGAGCAAGGGCCAGCCGGTGTCCCTCGAAGTCCGACGAGCTGATCAATTGAAGACGCTGACAGCGACTCCTATTCCGGTTACCGGAGACGGGGCCGCCGATGGAGACGAACCGCTATACACGATAGGTGTTGAGGAAACGCCTCCCCTCGTGACCTCGGTTATGCATGGATCGCCCGCCGCCTTGGCCGGATTCAAGCCGGGCGATCGAGTCGTCGCGATAGAAGGGCAAGCCATCTATACATGGGCACAGATGACCACCCAGGTGAGAGAGCACCCTCAGAAACCGTTACACGTGGAGATCCTCCGAGACGGAAAGCGGACGGCACTGACCGTCACGCCGACCAGTGAAAAAATGACGGTGAACGGACAGACTCTCGAAGTGGGGAAAATCGGCATCTCGGGACCCGGACGCTCGTTGATGCGTTCCGACAACGCGGCGGAGGCCGTGTATCAAGGACTAGAAGCGACATGGGGATGGACCGAATTGACCGCAATCGGCCTCTATAAAATGATTGTGGGCGATATTTCAAGCAAGAATATCGGTGGGCCGCTGACGATCGCCAACATTTCCGGTGAAGCGGCTTCCCAGGGCGCCTCCAGCGTCGTGTTCCTCATCGCCATCCTCAGCATCAATCTCGGCGTCCTCAATTTATTGCCGATTCCGATTCTCGACGGTGGCCACTTGCTCTTTTTCCTCATTGAGGGCATTCTGCGAAAACCGCTCGGCGAACGACAGCGAGAGGTTGCGCAGCAAGTGGGGTTAGTCTTATTGGTCGGGGTGATGATCTTCGCTTTTTGGAATGACCTGGAACGCATCTTCTCCCGCTAA